In Pseudomonas sp. FP1742, the DNA window CTGGTACCCATGGCGGTTGCGCACAGCACCCGACCACCGGCCGTCACCACCTGACCGTCCTTGAGTGCAGTGCCGGCGTGGAAGACTTTGCCTTCCAGTGCCGCTGCTGCATCCAGACCGTTGATGGCGACGCCTTTGGCGTAGTCACCCGGGTAACCACCGGCGGCCAATACGATGCCGACGCTCGGACGTGGATCCCATTGCGCTTCGACTTTGTCCAGCGCTTGCGCCAAAGCAGCTTCGACCAGCAACACCAGGCTCGACTGCAAGCGCAGCATCACCGGTTGGGTCTCAGGATCGCCGAAACGGCAGTTGAACTCGATAACTTTTGGGTTACCAGCCTTGTCGATCATCAAGCCGGCATAGAGGAAACCGGTGTAGACGTTGCCTTCCTCGGCCATGCCGCGAACGGTCGGCCAGATCACCAGGTCCATGACCCGCTGATGGACTTCGGCCGTGACGACCGGAGCCGGGGAGTAAGCGCCCATGCCACCGGTGTTCGGGCCGGTGTCGCCGTCACCGACGCGTTTGTGGTCCTGGCTGGTGGCCATCGGCAGCACGTTCTTGCCATCGACCATGACAATGAAGCTGGCTTCTTCGCCGTCCAGGAACTCTTCAATCACCACGCGCGAACCGGCGTCGCCAAATGCATTGCCGGCGAGCATGTCGCGCACGGCGTCTTCGGCTTCGGCCAGGGTCATGGCTACGATTACGCCTTTACCGGCGGCCAGGCCATCGGCCTTGATCACGATCGGCGCGCCTTTTTCACGCAGATAAGCCAGGGCCGGCTCGATCTCTGTGAAGTTCTGGTAGTCGGCGGTCGGGATCTTGTGGCGCGCCAGGAAGTCTTTGGTGAAGGCTTTCGAACCTTCCAGCTGAGCAGCGCCAGCGGTCGGGCCGAAGCAATCCAGGCCACGGGAGCGGAACAGATCGACGACACCGGCGACCAGCGGTACTTCCGGGCCGACGATGGTGAGGGAAACGTTTTTCTCCGCGAAATCTGCAAGCTGCTCGAGGGCGAGCACTTCGATGGCGACGTTCTCGCACTTGGCTTCAATGGCGGTGCCGGCGTTGCCCGGGGCAACGAACACTTTCTGCACGCGCGGATCCTGAGCCACTTTCCAGGCCAGGGCGTGTTCACGGCCACCGCTGCCAATGATCAAAACATTCATTTCAAAAACCTCGGATGACGCTAATTCTTGATAGCACCGCTGGGGTGCTCTTATGTGGGAGCGGGCTTGCTCGCGAAAGCGGTCTGTCAGTCACATCAATGCTGGATGTGCCGCCGTCTTCGCGAGCAAGCCCGCTCCCACAGTTGATCGTCGTATCAGTGACGGAAGTGGCGCATGCCGGTGAACACCATCGCGATGCCCGCTTCGTCGGCGGCTGCAATCACTTCGCTGTCACGCATCGAGCCACCTGGCTGGATCACCGCAGTGATACCGACCTTGGCCGCGTTGTCGATGCCATCACGGAACGGGAAGAACGCGTCCGAGGCCATGACCGCGCCCTGAACCTGCAAGCCTGCGTGTTCAGCCTTGATCGCGGCGATGCGCGCAGAGTTCACGCGGCTCATCTGACCGGCACCGACACCGATGGTCTGACGGTTCTTGGCGTAGACGATGGCGTTGGACTTGACGTACTTGGC includes these proteins:
- the purD gene encoding phosphoribosylamine--glycine ligase, whose translation is MNVLIIGSGGREHALAWKVAQDPRVQKVFVAPGNAGTAIEAKCENVAIEVLALEQLADFAEKNVSLTIVGPEVPLVAGVVDLFRSRGLDCFGPTAGAAQLEGSKAFTKDFLARHKIPTADYQNFTEIEPALAYLREKGAPIVIKADGLAAGKGVIVAMTLAEAEDAVRDMLAGNAFGDAGSRVVIEEFLDGEEASFIVMVDGKNVLPMATSQDHKRVGDGDTGPNTGGMGAYSPAPVVTAEVHQRVMDLVIWPTVRGMAEEGNVYTGFLYAGLMIDKAGNPKVIEFNCRFGDPETQPVMLRLQSSLVLLVEAALAQALDKVEAQWDPRPSVGIVLAAGGYPGDYAKGVAINGLDAAAALEGKVFHAGTALKDGQVVTAGGRVLCATAMGTSVDAAQQQAYKLAAKIDWEGCFYRKDIGYRAIARERGENQE